The following coding sequences lie in one Arabidopsis thaliana chromosome 3, partial sequence genomic window:
- the GLR3.6 gene encoding glutamate receptor 3.6, with the protein MESETVAIIGPQRSTTARVVAHVATELKIPILSFSATDPTMSPLQFPFFIRTSQNDLFQMAAIADIVQFYGWREVVAIYGDDDYGRNGVAALGDRLSEKRCRISYKAALPPAPTRENITDLLIKVALSESRIIVVHASFIWGLELFNVARNLGMMSTGYVWIATNWLSTIIDTDSPLPLDTINNIQGVITLRLHTPNSIMKQNFVQRWHNLTHVGLSTYALYAYDTVWLLAQAIDDFFKKGGNVSFSKNPIISELGGGNLHLDALKVFDGGKIFLESILQVDRIGLTGRMKFTSDRNLVNPAFDVLNVIGTGYTTIGYWFNHSGLSVMPADEMENTSFSGQKLHSVVWPGHSIKIPRGWVFSNNGRHLRIGVPNRYRFEEVVSVKSNGMITGFCVDVFIAAINLLPYAVPFELVAFGNGHDNPSNSELVRLITTGVYDAGVGDITIITERTKMADFTQPYVESGLVVVAPVRKLGSSAMAFLRPFTPQMWLIAAASFLIVGAVIWCLEHKHNDEFRGPPRRQVITTFWFSFSTLFFSHRETTTSNLGRIVLIIWLFVVLIINSSYTASLTSILTVHQLSSPIKGIETLQTNHDPIGYPQGSFVRDYLIHELNIHVSRLVPLRSPEEYDKALRDGPGKGGVAAVVDERAYIELFLSNRCEFGIVGQEFTKNGWGFAFPRNSPLAVDVSAAILQLSENGDMQRIRDKWLLRKACSLQGAEIEVDRLELKSFWGLFVVCGVACVLALAVYTVLMIRQFGQQCPEEAEGSIRRRSSPSARIHSFLSFVKEKEEDAKARSSRERQLEDISANGSSRCN; encoded by the exons ATGGAATCTGAGACAGTGGCCATAATTGGCCCTCAGAGATCTACGACCGCCCGTGTAGTAGCTCATGTTGCAACAGAACTAAAAATTCCTATACTATCCTTCTCTGCCACAGACCCTACTATGTCTCCTCTGCAGTTCCCTTTCTTCATCAGAACTTCACAAAATGATCTCTTTCAGATGGCCGCCATAGCAGATATTGTTCAATTCTATGGTTGGAGAGAGGTGGTAGCAATATACGGCGATGATGATTATGGCCGAAATGGGGTAGCTGCCTTGGGAGACAGGTTATCAGAGAAGCGCTGCAGAATCTCATACAAAGCAGCTTTGCCCCCCGCACCTACCAGAGAGAATATCACCGATTTGCTGATTAAGGTAGCTTTGAGTGAGTCAAGGATTATCGTCGTTCACGCTTCTTTCATCTGGGGCCTAGAGTTGTTCAATGTGGCTCGGAATCTTGGTATGATGAGCACTGGTTATGTGTGGATTGCTACCAACTGGCTTTCTACAATTATAGACACAGACTCTCCTCTCCCATTGGACACCATAAATAACATTCAAGGGGTCATTACACTGCGCCTGCACACTCCCAACTCTATCATGAAGCAGAACTTCGTTCAAAGGTGGCATAACTTAACTCATGTTGGACTTAGCACTTATGCACTGTATGCTTATGACACTGTCTGGCTGCTTGCTCAGGCGattgatgatttcttcaaaaaagGTGGAAACGTTTCCTTTTCGAAGAATCCGATTATATCTGAGCTTGGGGGTGGAAACTTGCACCTTGATGCTCTGAAAGTCTTTGATGGAGGAAAGATATTTCTTGAGAGCATCTTACAGGTTGATAGAATTGGCTTAACCGGTAGGATGAAGTTTACTAGTGACAGAAACCTTGTAAATCCAGCATTTGATGTGCTTAATGTCATTGGCACTGGTTACACGACTATTGGTTACTGGTTTAATCATTCAGGCTTGTCTGTGATGCCGGCTGACGAGATGGAGAACACATCTTTTTCGGGACAGAAGCTTCATAGTGTTGTCTGGCCAGGACATTCAATAAAAATACCACGTGGCTGGGTGTTCTCGAACAATGGAAGGCATTTGAGGATTGGAGTTCCAAATCGTTACAGGTTCGAAGAGGTAGTCTCAGTTAAAAGCAATGGGATGATCACTGGCTTCTGTGTGGATGTCTTCATTGCCGCTATTAACTTATTACCTTACGCAGTCCCATTTGAGCTTGTAGCTTTTGGGAATGGTCATGACAACCCAAGTAACTCTGAGCTTGTGCGCTTGATAACGACTGGG GTCTATGATGCAGGTGTTGGTGATATCACCATCATAACAGAGAGAACCAAAATGGCAGATTTTACTCAGCCGTATGTGGAGTCAGGGCTAGTGGTGGTGGCTCCTGTTCGGAAGTTGGGCTCCAGTGCTATGGCGTTCTTGAGGCCGTTCACACCCCAGATGTGGCTTATTGCAGCTGCGTCTTTCCTCATAGTCGGTGCTGTCATTTGGTGTCTTGAGCACAAACACAATGACGAGTTTCGAGGCCCTCCTCGTAGACAAGTGATCACTACTTTCTG GTTTAGCttttcaactcttttcttctctcata GAGAGACTACCACCAGCAACCTAGGAAGAATAGTGCTGATAATATGGCTATTCGTAGTTCTCATAATTAACTCTAGTTATACCGCAAGCCTCACGTCAATCCTCACAGTTCATCAGCTGTCTTCACCAATTAAAGGCATAGAAACTTTGCAAACAAACCATGATCCTATTGGGTATCCACAAGGCTCCTTTGTCAGAGACTATCTGATCCACGAACTCAATATCCATGTGTCAAGACTTGTCCCTCTCCGGTCTCCAGAGGAATATGATAAGGCCTTGAGAGATGGTCCTGGGAAAGGTGGTGTTGCGGCTGTTGTTGATGAACGTGCTTACATAGAGCTTTTCCTCTCAAACAGATGTGAGTTCGGCATAGTTGGTCAAGAGTTCACGAAAAACGGATGGGGATTT GCATTTCCGCGTAACTCGCCATTGGCTGTGGACGTCTCCGCTGCAATTTTGCAGCTATCAGAAAATGGAGATATGCAGAGAATTCGGGACAAATGGTTGCTTAGAAAAGCTTGCTCTCTGCAAGGCGCAGAGATAGAAGTGGATAGGCTGGAGCTTAAGAGCTTTTGGGGATTATTTGTGGTGTGTGGAGTGGCATGTGTTCTTGCTCTTGCAGTGTATACAGTGTTGATGATACGTCAGTTTGGACAGCAATGCCCTGAAGAAGCAGAAGGGTCGATCAGGAGAAGAAGCTCACCATCCGCGCGTATCCACTCCTTTCTCTCCTttgtaaaagagaaagaagaagacgccAAGGCTAGGTCCTCTAGGGAAAGGCAGCTTGAAGATATCTCTGCAAATGGTTCAAGTCGCTGCAACTAA
- the GLR3.6 gene encoding glutamate receptor 3.6 (glutamate receptor 3.6 (GLR3.6); FUNCTIONS IN: intracellular ligand-gated ion channel activity; INVOLVED IN: cellular calcium ion homeostasis, response to light stimulus; LOCATED IN: endomembrane system, integral to membrane, membrane; EXPRESSED IN: 15 plant structures; EXPRESSED DURING: 6 growth stages; CONTAINS InterPro DOMAIN/s: Extracellular solute-binding protein, family 3 (InterPro:IPR001638), Ionotropic glutamate receptor (InterPro:IPR001320), Extracellular ligand-binding receptor (InterPro:IPR001828), GPCR, family 3, gamma-aminobutyric acid receptor, type B (InterPro:IPR002455), Glutamate receptor-related (InterPro:IPR015683), Ionotropic glutamate-like receptor, plant (InterPro:IPR017103); BEST Arabidopsis thaliana protein match is: glutamate receptor 3.3 (TAIR:AT1G42540.1); Has 6142 Blast hits to 5992 proteins in 427 species: Archae - 49; Bacteria - 557; Metazoa - 4617; Fungi - 0; Plants - 640; Viruses - 0; Other Eukaryotes - 279 (source: NCBI BLink).) produces the protein MKWFLLMLIICNAVPLQGLTKIVSARPQVVNIGSVFTFNSLIGKVIKVAMDAAVEDVNASPSILNTTTLRIIMHDTKYNGFMSIMEPLQFMESETVAIIGPQRSTTARVVAHVATELKIPILSFSATDPTMSPLQFPFFIRTSQNDLFQMAAIADIVQFYGWREVVAIYGDDDYGRNGVAALGDRLSEKRCRISYKAALPPAPTRENITDLLIKVALSESRIIVVHASFIWGLELFNVARNLGMMSTGYVWIATNWLSTIIDTDSPLPLDTINNIQGVITLRLHTPNSIMKQNFVQRWHNLTHVGLSTYALYAYDTVWLLAQAIDDFFKKGGNVSFSKNPIISELGGGNLHLDALKVFDGGKIFLESILQVDRIGLTGRMKFTSDRNLVNPAFDVLNVIGTGYTTIGYWFNHSGLSVMPADEMENTSFSGQKLHSVVWPGHSIKIPRGWVFSNNGRHLRIGVPNRYRFEEVVSVKSNGMITGFCVDVFIAAINLLPYAVPFELVAFGNGHDNPSNSELVRLITTGVYDAGVGDITIITERTKMADFTQPYVESGLVVVAPVRKLGSSAMAFLRPFTPQMWLIAAASFLIVGAVIWCLEHKHNDEFRGPPRRQVITTFWFSFSTLFFSHRETTTSNLGRIVLIIWLFVVLIINSSYTASLTSILTVHQLSSPIKGIETLQTNHDPIGYPQGSFVRDYLIHELNIHVSRLVPLRSPEEYDKALRDGPGKGGVAAVVDERAYIELFLSNRCEFGIVGQEFTKNGWGFAFPRNSPLAVDVSAAILQLSENGDMQRIRDKWLLRKACSLQGAEIEVDRLELKSFWGLFVVCGVACVLALAVYTVLMIRQFGQQCPEEAEGSIRRRSSPSARIHSFLSFVKEKEEDAKARSSRERQLEDISANGSSRCN, from the exons ATGAAGTGGTTTCTGCTTATGCTCATCATCTGCAATGCTGTTCCTTTACAAGGACTCACCAAAATTGTCTCTGCGAGACCCCAAGTTGTGAACATCGGTTCGGTTTTCACATTTAATTCTCTCATTGGTAAAGTCATCAAAGTTGCTATGGATGCTGCTGTTGAAGACGTCAATGCTAGCCCCAGCATTCTTAACACCACTACACTTAGGATCATCATGCATGACACCAAATACAATGGATTCATGAGCATCATGGAAC CTCTGCAGTTCATGGAATCTGAGACAGTGGCCATAATTGGCCCTCAGAGATCTACGACCGCCCGTGTAGTAGCTCATGTTGCAACAGAACTAAAAATTCCTATACTATCCTTCTCTGCCACAGACCCTACTATGTCTCCTCTGCAGTTCCCTTTCTTCATCAGAACTTCACAAAATGATCTCTTTCAGATGGCCGCCATAGCAGATATTGTTCAATTCTATGGTTGGAGAGAGGTGGTAGCAATATACGGCGATGATGATTATGGCCGAAATGGGGTAGCTGCCTTGGGAGACAGGTTATCAGAGAAGCGCTGCAGAATCTCATACAAAGCAGCTTTGCCCCCCGCACCTACCAGAGAGAATATCACCGATTTGCTGATTAAGGTAGCTTTGAGTGAGTCAAGGATTATCGTCGTTCACGCTTCTTTCATCTGGGGCCTAGAGTTGTTCAATGTGGCTCGGAATCTTGGTATGATGAGCACTGGTTATGTGTGGATTGCTACCAACTGGCTTTCTACAATTATAGACACAGACTCTCCTCTCCCATTGGACACCATAAATAACATTCAAGGGGTCATTACACTGCGCCTGCACACTCCCAACTCTATCATGAAGCAGAACTTCGTTCAAAGGTGGCATAACTTAACTCATGTTGGACTTAGCACTTATGCACTGTATGCTTATGACACTGTCTGGCTGCTTGCTCAGGCGattgatgatttcttcaaaaaagGTGGAAACGTTTCCTTTTCGAAGAATCCGATTATATCTGAGCTTGGGGGTGGAAACTTGCACCTTGATGCTCTGAAAGTCTTTGATGGAGGAAAGATATTTCTTGAGAGCATCTTACAGGTTGATAGAATTGGCTTAACCGGTAGGATGAAGTTTACTAGTGACAGAAACCTTGTAAATCCAGCATTTGATGTGCTTAATGTCATTGGCACTGGTTACACGACTATTGGTTACTGGTTTAATCATTCAGGCTTGTCTGTGATGCCGGCTGACGAGATGGAGAACACATCTTTTTCGGGACAGAAGCTTCATAGTGTTGTCTGGCCAGGACATTCAATAAAAATACCACGTGGCTGGGTGTTCTCGAACAATGGAAGGCATTTGAGGATTGGAGTTCCAAATCGTTACAGGTTCGAAGAGGTAGTCTCAGTTAAAAGCAATGGGATGATCACTGGCTTCTGTGTGGATGTCTTCATTGCCGCTATTAACTTATTACCTTACGCAGTCCCATTTGAGCTTGTAGCTTTTGGGAATGGTCATGACAACCCAAGTAACTCTGAGCTTGTGCGCTTGATAACGACTGGG GTCTATGATGCAGGTGTTGGTGATATCACCATCATAACAGAGAGAACCAAAATGGCAGATTTTACTCAGCCGTATGTGGAGTCAGGGCTAGTGGTGGTGGCTCCTGTTCGGAAGTTGGGCTCCAGTGCTATGGCGTTCTTGAGGCCGTTCACACCCCAGATGTGGCTTATTGCAGCTGCGTCTTTCCTCATAGTCGGTGCTGTCATTTGGTGTCTTGAGCACAAACACAATGACGAGTTTCGAGGCCCTCCTCGTAGACAAGTGATCACTACTTTCTG GTTTAGCttttcaactcttttcttctctcata GAGAGACTACCACCAGCAACCTAGGAAGAATAGTGCTGATAATATGGCTATTCGTAGTTCTCATAATTAACTCTAGTTATACCGCAAGCCTCACGTCAATCCTCACAGTTCATCAGCTGTCTTCACCAATTAAAGGCATAGAAACTTTGCAAACAAACCATGATCCTATTGGGTATCCACAAGGCTCCTTTGTCAGAGACTATCTGATCCACGAACTCAATATCCATGTGTCAAGACTTGTCCCTCTCCGGTCTCCAGAGGAATATGATAAGGCCTTGAGAGATGGTCCTGGGAAAGGTGGTGTTGCGGCTGTTGTTGATGAACGTGCTTACATAGAGCTTTTCCTCTCAAACAGATGTGAGTTCGGCATAGTTGGTCAAGAGTTCACGAAAAACGGATGGGGATTT GCATTTCCGCGTAACTCGCCATTGGCTGTGGACGTCTCCGCTGCAATTTTGCAGCTATCAGAAAATGGAGATATGCAGAGAATTCGGGACAAATGGTTGCTTAGAAAAGCTTGCTCTCTGCAAGGCGCAGAGATAGAAGTGGATAGGCTGGAGCTTAAGAGCTTTTGGGGATTATTTGTGGTGTGTGGAGTGGCATGTGTTCTTGCTCTTGCAGTGTATACAGTGTTGATGATACGTCAGTTTGGACAGCAATGCCCTGAAGAAGCAGAAGGGTCGATCAGGAGAAGAAGCTCACCATCCGCGCGTATCCACTCCTTTCTCTCCTttgtaaaagagaaagaagaagacgccAAGGCTAGGTCCTCTAGGGAAAGGCAGCTTGAAGATATCTCTGCAAATGGTTCAAGTCGCTGCAACTAA
- a CDS encoding Protein phosphatase 2C family protein, producing MICLQEGDERFGAKSPEGVNSTFQPVFRSGSWSDKGPKQSMEDEFICVDDLTEYIGSSTGAFYGVFDGHGGVDAASFTKKNIMKLVMEDKHFPTSTKKATRSAFVKTDHALADASSLDRSSGTTALTALILDKTMLIANAGDSRAVLGKRGRAIELSKDHKPNCTSERLRIEKLGGVIYDGYLNGQLSVARALGDWHIKGTKGSLCPLSCEPELEEIVLTEEDEYLIMGCDGLWDVMSSQCAVTMVRRELMQHNDPERCSQALVKEALQRNSCDNLTVVVVCFSPEAPPRIEIPKSHKRRSISAEGLDLLKGVLNEL from the exons ATGATTTGTTTGCAGGAAGGAGATGAGAGATTTGGTGCAAAATCTCCGGAAGGAGTAAATTCAACATTCCAGCCTGTGTTTAGATCTGGAAGTTGGTCTGATAAAGGACCAAAACAATCAATGGAAGATGAATTCATTTGTGTTGATGATCTCACTGAGTATATTGGATCATCCACTGGAGCTTTCTATGGG GTGTTTGATGGACACGGAGGTGTTGATGCTGCATCATTCACAAAAAAGAACATTATGAAGCTTGTAATGGAAGACAAACATTTCCCAACCAGCACAAAGAAGGCAACAAGGAGTGCTTTTGTGAAGACTGATCATGCTTTGGCTGatgcttcttctcttgatAGATCCTCTGGCACTACTGCACTCACTGCTCTCATTTTGGACAAGACTATGTTGATTGCAAACGCTGGTGACTCCAGAGCGGTGCTTGGGAAACGAGGCAGAGCCATTGAGTTATCAAAGGACCACAAACCTAACTGTACTTCCGAGCGGCTACGTATTGAGAAGCTTGGAGGTGTGATCTACGATGGTTACCTTAACGGGCAGCTATCTGTGGCTCGAGCCTTAGGAGATTGGCACATTAAGGGAACTAAAGGTTCACTCTGCCCGCTCAGCTGCGAGCCTGAGCTGGAAGAGATTGTGCTGACGGAAGAGGATGAGTATCTTATAATGGGCTGTGATGGACTCTGGGATGTGATGAGTAGCCAGTGTGCAGTGACGATGGTGAGGAGGGAGCTGATGCAGCATAATGATCCTGAGAGATGCTCTCAAGCTTTGGTTAAGGAGGCTCTTCAACGAAACAGCTGTGACAATCTTACTGTAGTGGTTGTCTGTTTCTCGCCCGAAGCGCCTCCTCGGATTGAGATTCCCAAGTCGCATAAGAGGAGGAGCATCTCTGCAGAGGGATTGGATCTCCTCAAAGGTGTTTTGAACGAGTTGTGA
- a CDS encoding Protein phosphatase 2C family protein (Protein phosphatase 2C family protein; FUNCTIONS IN: protein serine/threonine phosphatase activity, catalytic activity; INVOLVED IN: protein amino acid dephosphorylation; LOCATED IN: protein serine/threonine phosphatase complex; EXPRESSED IN: 20 plant structures; EXPRESSED DURING: 13 growth stages; CONTAINS InterPro DOMAIN/s: Protein phosphatase 2C, manganese/magnesium aspartate binding site (InterPro:IPR000222), Protein phosphatase 2C-related (InterPro:IPR001932), Protein phosphatase 2C (InterPro:IPR015655), Protein phosphatase 2C, N-terminal (InterPro:IPR014045); BEST Arabidopsis thaliana protein match is: Protein phosphatase 2C family protein (TAIR:AT2G33700.1); Has 7043 Blast hits to 7008 proteins in 640 species: Archae - 12; Bacteria - 714; Metazoa - 1616; Fungi - 683; Plants - 2691; Viruses - 9; Other Eukaryotes - 1318 (source: NCBI BLink).), with amino-acid sequence MAPVTEVSPMINTLEVADDKMTNLSSSGKPPRNISAMRHCNSTAWLTDYEGDERFGAKSPEGVNSTFQPVFRSGSWSDKGPKQSMEDEFICVDDLTEYIGSSTGAFYGVFDGHGGVDAASFTKKNIMKLVMEDKHFPTSTKKATRSAFVKTDHALADASSLDRSSGTTALTALILDKTMLIANAGDSRAVLGKRGRAIELSKDHKPNCTSERLRIEKLGGVIYDGYLNGQLSVARALGDWHIKGTKGSLCPLSCEPELEEIVLTEEDEYLIMGCDGLWDVMSSQCAVTMVRRELMQHNDPERCSQALVKEALQRNSCDNLTVVVVCFSPEAPPRIEIPKSHKRRSISAEGLDLLKGVLNEL; translated from the exons ATGGCACCGGTGACTGAAGTTTCTCCGATGATCAACACATTGGAAGTCGCAGATGACAAAATGACGAATCTCAGTTCCTCTGGGAAACCTCCAAGAAACATCTCTGCAATGCGCCATTGCAACAGCACTGCCTGGTTGACCGATTAC GAAGGAGATGAGAGATTTGGTGCAAAATCTCCGGAAGGAGTAAATTCAACATTCCAGCCTGTGTTTAGATCTGGAAGTTGGTCTGATAAAGGACCAAAACAATCAATGGAAGATGAATTCATTTGTGTTGATGATCTCACTGAGTATATTGGATCATCCACTGGAGCTTTCTATGGG GTGTTTGATGGACACGGAGGTGTTGATGCTGCATCATTCACAAAAAAGAACATTATGAAGCTTGTAATGGAAGACAAACATTTCCCAACCAGCACAAAGAAGGCAACAAGGAGTGCTTTTGTGAAGACTGATCATGCTTTGGCTGatgcttcttctcttgatAGATCCTCTGGCACTACTGCACTCACTGCTCTCATTTTGGACAAGACTATGTTGATTGCAAACGCTGGTGACTCCAGAGCGGTGCTTGGGAAACGAGGCAGAGCCATTGAGTTATCAAAGGACCACAAACCTAACTGTACTTCCGAGCGGCTACGTATTGAGAAGCTTGGAGGTGTGATCTACGATGGTTACCTTAACGGGCAGCTATCTGTGGCTCGAGCCTTAGGAGATTGGCACATTAAGGGAACTAAAGGTTCACTCTGCCCGCTCAGCTGCGAGCCTGAGCTGGAAGAGATTGTGCTGACGGAAGAGGATGAGTATCTTATAATGGGCTGTGATGGACTCTGGGATGTGATGAGTAGCCAGTGTGCAGTGACGATGGTGAGGAGGGAGCTGATGCAGCATAATGATCCTGAGAGATGCTCTCAAGCTTTGGTTAAGGAGGCTCTTCAACGAAACAGCTGTGACAATCTTACTGTAGTGGTTGTCTGTTTCTCGCCCGAAGCGCCTCCTCGGATTGAGATTCCCAAGTCGCATAAGAGGAGGAGCATCTCTGCAGAGGGATTGGATCTCCTCAAAGGTGTTTTGAACGAGTTGTGA
- the GLR3.6 gene encoding glutamate receptor 3.6, which translates to MKWFLLMLIICNAVPLQGLTKIVSARPQVVNIGSVFTFNSLIGKVIKVAMDAAVEDVNASPSILNTTTLRIIMHDTKYNGFMSIMEPLQFMESETVAIIGPQRSTTARVVAHVATELKIPILSFSATDPTMSPLQFPFFIRTSQNDLFQMAAIADIVQFYGWREVVAIYGDDDYGRNGVAALGDRLSEKRCRISYKAALPPAPTRENITDLLIKVALSESRIIVVHASFIWGLELFNVARNLGMMSTGYVWIATNWLSTIIDTDSPLPLDTINNIQGVITLRLHTPNSIMKQNFVQRWHNLTHVGLSTYALYAYDTVWLLAQAIDDFFKKGGNVSFSKNPIISELGGGNLHLDALKVFDGGKIFLESILQVDRIGLTGRMKFTSDRNLVNPAFDVLNVIGTGYTTIGYWFNHSGLSVMPADEMENTSFSGQKLHSVVWPGHSIKIPRGWVFSNNGRHLRIGVPNRYRFEEVVSVKSNGMITGFCVDVFIAAINLLPYAVPFELVAFGNGHDNPSNSELVRLITTGVYDAGVGDITIITERTKMADFTQPYVESGLVVVAPVRKLGSSAMAFLRPFTPQMWLIAAASFLIVGAVIWCLEHKHNDEFRGPPRRQVITTFWFSFSTLFFSHRETTTSNLGRIVLIIWLFVVLIINSSYTASLTSILTVHQLSSPIKGIETLQTNHDPIGYPQGSFVRDYLIHELNIHVSRLVPLRSPEEYDKALRDGPGKGGVAAVVDERAYIELFLSNRCEFGIVGQEFTKNGWGFVSIVLNINNSLLV; encoded by the exons ATGAAGTGGTTTCTGCTTATGCTCATCATCTGCAATGCTGTTCCTTTACAAGGACTCACCAAAATTGTCTCTGCGAGACCCCAAGTTGTGAACATCGGTTCGGTTTTCACATTTAATTCTCTCATTGGTAAAGTCATCAAAGTTGCTATGGATGCTGCTGTTGAAGACGTCAATGCTAGCCCCAGCATTCTTAACACCACTACACTTAGGATCATCATGCATGACACCAAATACAATGGATTCATGAGCATCATGGAAC CTCTGCAGTTCATGGAATCTGAGACAGTGGCCATAATTGGCCCTCAGAGATCTACGACCGCCCGTGTAGTAGCTCATGTTGCAACAGAACTAAAAATTCCTATACTATCCTTCTCTGCCACAGACCCTACTATGTCTCCTCTGCAGTTCCCTTTCTTCATCAGAACTTCACAAAATGATCTCTTTCAGATGGCCGCCATAGCAGATATTGTTCAATTCTATGGTTGGAGAGAGGTGGTAGCAATATACGGCGATGATGATTATGGCCGAAATGGGGTAGCTGCCTTGGGAGACAGGTTATCAGAGAAGCGCTGCAGAATCTCATACAAAGCAGCTTTGCCCCCCGCACCTACCAGAGAGAATATCACCGATTTGCTGATTAAGGTAGCTTTGAGTGAGTCAAGGATTATCGTCGTTCACGCTTCTTTCATCTGGGGCCTAGAGTTGTTCAATGTGGCTCGGAATCTTGGTATGATGAGCACTGGTTATGTGTGGATTGCTACCAACTGGCTTTCTACAATTATAGACACAGACTCTCCTCTCCCATTGGACACCATAAATAACATTCAAGGGGTCATTACACTGCGCCTGCACACTCCCAACTCTATCATGAAGCAGAACTTCGTTCAAAGGTGGCATAACTTAACTCATGTTGGACTTAGCACTTATGCACTGTATGCTTATGACACTGTCTGGCTGCTTGCTCAGGCGattgatgatttcttcaaaaaagGTGGAAACGTTTCCTTTTCGAAGAATCCGATTATATCTGAGCTTGGGGGTGGAAACTTGCACCTTGATGCTCTGAAAGTCTTTGATGGAGGAAAGATATTTCTTGAGAGCATCTTACAGGTTGATAGAATTGGCTTAACCGGTAGGATGAAGTTTACTAGTGACAGAAACCTTGTAAATCCAGCATTTGATGTGCTTAATGTCATTGGCACTGGTTACACGACTATTGGTTACTGGTTTAATCATTCAGGCTTGTCTGTGATGCCGGCTGACGAGATGGAGAACACATCTTTTTCGGGACAGAAGCTTCATAGTGTTGTCTGGCCAGGACATTCAATAAAAATACCACGTGGCTGGGTGTTCTCGAACAATGGAAGGCATTTGAGGATTGGAGTTCCAAATCGTTACAGGTTCGAAGAGGTAGTCTCAGTTAAAAGCAATGGGATGATCACTGGCTTCTGTGTGGATGTCTTCATTGCCGCTATTAACTTATTACCTTACGCAGTCCCATTTGAGCTTGTAGCTTTTGGGAATGGTCATGACAACCCAAGTAACTCTGAGCTTGTGCGCTTGATAACGACTGGG GTCTATGATGCAGGTGTTGGTGATATCACCATCATAACAGAGAGAACCAAAATGGCAGATTTTACTCAGCCGTATGTGGAGTCAGGGCTAGTGGTGGTGGCTCCTGTTCGGAAGTTGGGCTCCAGTGCTATGGCGTTCTTGAGGCCGTTCACACCCCAGATGTGGCTTATTGCAGCTGCGTCTTTCCTCATAGTCGGTGCTGTCATTTGGTGTCTTGAGCACAAACACAATGACGAGTTTCGAGGCCCTCCTCGTAGACAAGTGATCACTACTTTCTG GTTTAGCttttcaactcttttcttctctcata GAGAGACTACCACCAGCAACCTAGGAAGAATAGTGCTGATAATATGGCTATTCGTAGTTCTCATAATTAACTCTAGTTATACCGCAAGCCTCACGTCAATCCTCACAGTTCATCAGCTGTCTTCACCAATTAAAGGCATAGAAACTTTGCAAACAAACCATGATCCTATTGGGTATCCACAAGGCTCCTTTGTCAGAGACTATCTGATCCACGAACTCAATATCCATGTGTCAAGACTTGTCCCTCTCCGGTCTCCAGAGGAATATGATAAGGCCTTGAGAGATGGTCCTGGGAAAGGTGGTGTTGCGGCTGTTGTTGATGAACGTGCTTACATAGAGCTTTTCCTCTCAAACAGATGTGAGTTCGGCATAGTTGGTCAAGAGTTCACGAAAAACGGATGGGGATTTGTGAGTATTGTTCTGAATATAAACAACTCCCTACTTGTTTGA